The following proteins are encoded in a genomic region of Haloarcula marina:
- a CDS encoding amino acid permease, whose amino-acid sequence MVEHTRTLDFKIAFAIGLGTMIAAGIFSLSGTAVAAIGSSAVVAFVIAALIAGVTAAAYSEFASIYSENGGGYLFCSRTFEDRDLLTYAIGMSLFLGYTGTTAFYLATMDEWMFEFVLPESLHVLPHGTTGVVAAVLLGVLNARGTEESGGFQLIVTGAKVAVLFAFIAGAFAFRGPSTAVTTFATNFGGDAISILTISALAFITFFGFSAIAASAGEIIDPQKTVPRAIAASMVTVTVLYALVIVAMVNSPVPPEVIAEQGETAMGEVAAGFLGSIGRSLIVAGAIFSMVSASNASILAASSIGSLMGRQGQAPRRFSRIHREYGTPFWSVMTATATIVALIVLFIAVFPAEGGILPFDLTVSLPALGTLTLTELGLTALTGFATLNLLMPLAVVNVALIYSRRKFPDIKRGFRVPGVPVVPVVGVLANIGLIYNLPRIGVVTGLVLTAVLVVAYLVWGGAPGTEDLLREVVPETEPEPEAAAAETTAPQFRVLIPVARPDRALRYTKLAAALAKVSDEEPLVHVLNVTQVPDQTPWETVQDTARARTERIQEELADVGLDVDYTVEGHTCRDVAFDIVQTARDEEADLILMGYPERHQDVTETVEREAPCDVFFADTTVSAEDLGIINIGAGGGPHHQALLPLVNALGQAGSELHLINVSSGDRGSDEAPGTTLDALAGVETTQVHSIISDSVASGLVETAADNGGVLVIGASRDRWLRQALFGSTPDSVIALAAEKDVPVLVYASETSVSGRLSERFFPVVRYLRKRFPRSRSQQSGSPERS is encoded by the coding sequence ATGGTCGAACACACCCGGACCCTCGACTTCAAAATCGCGTTCGCTATCGGTCTCGGGACGATGATTGCGGCGGGTATCTTCTCGCTGTCGGGCACCGCCGTCGCCGCCATCGGGTCGAGCGCCGTCGTCGCGTTCGTCATCGCGGCGCTCATCGCGGGCGTGACGGCGGCGGCCTACTCCGAGTTCGCCTCCATCTACTCCGAGAACGGCGGCGGCTACCTCTTCTGTTCGCGGACCTTCGAGGACCGCGACCTGCTGACCTACGCCATCGGGATGTCCCTGTTCTTGGGCTACACCGGCACGACGGCGTTCTATCTGGCGACGATGGACGAGTGGATGTTCGAGTTCGTCCTCCCCGAGTCGCTGCACGTCCTGCCCCACGGAACCACCGGTGTCGTCGCGGCGGTCCTCTTGGGCGTCCTCAACGCCCGTGGGACTGAGGAGAGCGGTGGCTTCCAACTCATCGTCACCGGCGCGAAAGTCGCCGTCCTCTTCGCGTTCATCGCCGGCGCGTTCGCGTTCCGAGGGCCGTCGACGGCGGTCACGACGTTCGCGACCAACTTCGGCGGGGACGCCATCAGCATCCTCACTATCTCCGCGCTCGCGTTCATCACGTTCTTCGGCTTCTCGGCCATCGCGGCCAGCGCCGGGGAGATTATCGACCCGCAGAAGACCGTCCCACGGGCCATCGCCGCGAGCATGGTCACCGTCACTGTGCTCTACGCGCTGGTCATCGTCGCGATGGTCAACTCCCCCGTTCCGCCGGAGGTCATCGCCGAACAGGGCGAGACGGCGATGGGCGAAGTCGCGGCCGGATTCCTCGGGAGTATCGGTCGCTCGCTCATCGTCGCCGGGGCCATCTTCTCGATGGTGTCGGCGTCGAACGCCTCCATCCTCGCGGCCAGTTCCATCGGGTCGCTGATGGGGCGACAGGGGCAGGCCCCCCGCCGGTTCTCGCGCATCCACCGCGAGTACGGGACGCCGTTCTGGAGCGTGATGACGGCGACGGCGACCATCGTCGCCCTCATCGTCCTGTTCATCGCCGTCTTCCCCGCCGAGGGCGGGATACTGCCGTTCGACCTCACCGTCTCGCTTCCGGCGCTCGGAACGCTCACGCTCACCGAACTCGGCCTGACTGCGCTGACCGGGTTCGCCACGCTGAACCTCCTCATGCCGCTGGCGGTGGTCAACGTCGCGCTCATCTACTCCCGCCGGAAGTTCCCGGACATCAAGCGCGGCTTCCGCGTGCCCGGCGTGCCGGTCGTGCCCGTCGTCGGGGTGCTGGCGAACATCGGCCTCATCTACAACCTCCCGCGAATCGGCGTCGTCACCGGCCTCGTCCTGACGGCCGTCCTCGTCGTCGCCTATCTCGTGTGGGGCGGCGCACCCGGAACCGAGGACCTCCTGCGGGAAGTCGTCCCGGAGACGGAACCGGAACCCGAGGCGGCGGCCGCCGAAACGACGGCCCCGCAGTTCCGGGTCCTCATCCCCGTTGCTCGCCCGGACCGGGCCTTACGGTACACGAAACTGGCGGCCGCGCTGGCGAAAGTCTCCGACGAAGAACCGCTGGTCCACGTGCTGAACGTCACGCAGGTCCCCGACCAGACGCCGTGGGAGACGGTCCAAGACACCGCCCGCGCCCGGACCGAGCGGATTCAGGAGGAACTGGCCGACGTCGGCTTAGACGTCGACTACACCGTCGAGGGCCACACCTGCCGCGACGTGGCCTTCGACATCGTCCAGACGGCCCGGGACGAGGAGGCCGACCTCATCTTGATGGGGTACCCCGAACGCCATCAGGACGTGACCGAGACGGTCGAGCGCGAAGCGCCGTGTGACGTGTTCTTCGCGGACACGACGGTGTCGGCCGAGGACTTGGGTATCATCAACATCGGCGCTGGCGGCGGCCCGCACCACCAGGCGCTCCTCCCCCTCGTCAACGCCCTCGGACAGGCCGGGAGCGAACTCCACCTCATCAACGTCTCTTCCGGTGACCGCGGGTCGGACGAAGCGCCGGGGACGACTCTCGACGCCCTCGCGGGCGTGGAGACGACGCAGGTCCACAGCATCATCTCGGACTCGGTGGCCTCGGGACTGGTCGAGACGGCCGCAGACAACGGCGGCGTCCTCGTCATCGGTGCGTCCCGGGACCGCTGGCTCAGACAGGCGCTGTTCGGTAGCACGCCCGACTCGGTCATCGCGCTGGCCGCCGAGAAGGACGTGCCGGTGCTCGTCTACGCCAGCGAGACGAGCGTCTCCGGACGGTTGAGCGAACGGTTCTTCCCGGTCGTCAGATACCTCAGAAAGCGATTCCCGCGGTCACGGTCACAGCAGTCCGGAAGCCCCGAACGGAGTTAG
- a CDS encoding peptidylprolyl isomerase, translating to MSDLTATLHTTEGDIEVELYDDRVPNTVENFVGLAEGANDYDGTEVGPGTGAWEDPESGEKRIDPLYTDIEVHRIIDDFMIQMGDPTGTGRGGPGYTFDDEFDDELSHDGAGVLSMANRGPNTNGSQFFITLGAQPHLDGKHAVFGKVVDGMDVVEDIGSADTDMNDAPTTPILLESVEINR from the coding sequence ATGAGCGACTTGACAGCGACGCTCCACACGACGGAAGGCGACATCGAAGTGGAACTGTACGACGACCGAGTCCCCAACACCGTCGAGAACTTCGTCGGCCTCGCGGAGGGCGCGAACGACTACGACGGGACCGAAGTCGGCCCCGGTACGGGCGCGTGGGAGGACCCGGAATCCGGCGAGAAGCGCATCGACCCGCTCTACACCGACATCGAGGTTCACCGCATCATCGACGACTTCATGATTCAGATGGGCGACCCGACCGGCACCGGTCGCGGCGGCCCCGGCTACACCTTCGACGACGAGTTCGACGACGAACTCTCCCACGACGGGGCGGGCGTCCTCAGCATGGCGAACCGCGGTCCGAACACCAACGGCTCGCAGTTCTTCATCACGCTGGGCGCGCAACCCCACCTCGACGGCAAACACGCCGTCTTCGGGAAAGTCGTCGACGGGATGGACGTGGTCGAGGACATCGGGAGCGCGGACACGGACATGAACGACGCACCGACGACGCCGATTCTGCTCGAATCCGTCGAAATCAACCGCTAA
- a CDS encoding potassium channel family protein, with product MKGSALPLGAVVDRPLLRRMLRPVGGFVAVVLAGVVGFSTLGGVGVVDSLFWLLDPTSIELHFQSHEGPATLVKAYAIVVLSGLVVAGLWIGETLVSATFGGRIQEELRQMQVERSIEELDDHVVVCGYGTFGKTVCAGLDDDRDVVVIERQEVQYDRAIDDGYLALTGDARREEILEAAGIDRAGTVVGAIDDADTNIQITITGRQLAPGVDIVVRAGDSMHESIALRAGADEVVIPEVVSGQQVSTQL from the coding sequence ATGAAGGGGTCGGCACTGCCGCTGGGCGCGGTCGTCGACCGGCCGCTGTTGCGGCGGATGCTCCGGCCCGTCGGCGGGTTCGTGGCCGTCGTCCTCGCGGGCGTGGTCGGGTTCAGCACGCTCGGCGGCGTCGGTGTCGTCGACTCGCTGTTCTGGTTACTCGACCCCACCAGTATCGAACTCCACTTCCAGAGCCACGAGGGCCCGGCCACGCTCGTGAAGGCCTACGCCATCGTGGTGCTGTCCGGTCTCGTCGTCGCCGGACTCTGGATCGGAGAGACGCTCGTCTCGGCGACGTTCGGCGGAAGGATTCAGGAGGAACTACGACAGATGCAAGTAGAACGCAGTATCGAGGAACTGGACGACCACGTCGTCGTCTGTGGCTACGGCACGTTCGGGAAGACCGTCTGTGCCGGTCTGGACGACGACCGGGACGTGGTCGTCATCGAACGACAGGAAGTGCAGTACGACCGGGCTATCGACGACGGGTATCTGGCGCTCACCGGTGATGCGCGTCGGGAGGAAATACTGGAAGCGGCCGGTATCGACCGGGCGGGAACGGTCGTCGGGGCCATCGACGACGCCGACACCAACATCCAGATAACGATTACCGGGCGTCAACTCGCGCCCGGCGTCGACATCGTCGTTCGGGCGGGCGACAGCATGCATGAATCCATCGCGCTCCGTGCCGGGGCCGACGAAGTCGTCATTCCGGAGGTGGTCAGCGGCCAGCAGGTCTCGACCCAACTGTGA
- a CDS encoding alpha/beta fold hydrolase: MPDSPDDAATVPGDEAWSHEFVETNGVRLHAVTAGPEDGDLAVLLHGFPEFWYSWKHQIPALAEAGYRVVAPDMRGYNRSEKPPGVDAYHVDELVSDMVGLVRAFDRESACVVGHDWGGLVAWYAAIQRPSVVDRLAVLNAPHPARYEEVATRSPRQLLKSWYVAYFQLPWLPEFGFRWNDYAILDDVFRESTVRPDAFSEADVERYRAALSRPGALTAAINYYRAMGRATLKRRLTGGELDGRVETPTLLVWGEQDFALDRSLTDGLERWVPDVRVDRLPDASHWVQMDAPERVTDAVLSHLGRGYAR, translated from the coding sequence ATGCCCGACAGCCCCGACGACGCGGCGACGGTCCCCGGCGACGAGGCGTGGAGTCACGAGTTCGTCGAGACGAACGGCGTCCGCCTGCACGCGGTGACCGCCGGTCCGGAGGACGGTGACCTCGCGGTCTTGCTCCACGGATTCCCGGAGTTCTGGTACTCGTGGAAACACCAGATTCCCGCGCTCGCCGAGGCGGGCTACCGGGTCGTCGCCCCGGACATGCGGGGCTACAACCGCTCGGAGAAGCCGCCTGGCGTCGACGCGTATCACGTCGACGAACTGGTGAGCGACATGGTGGGACTGGTGCGGGCGTTCGACCGCGAGTCGGCCTGCGTCGTCGGCCACGACTGGGGCGGCCTCGTCGCGTGGTACGCGGCCATCCAGCGACCGAGCGTCGTCGACAGACTCGCGGTGCTGAACGCGCCACATCCCGCGCGGTACGAGGAGGTCGCCACGCGGTCGCCGCGGCAACTGCTGAAGTCGTGGTACGTCGCCTACTTCCAACTCCCGTGGCTCCCCGAGTTCGGCTTCCGATGGAACGACTACGCGATTCTCGACGACGTGTTCCGGGAGTCGACGGTCCGCCCTGACGCGTTCAGCGAGGCCGACGTGGAGCGGTACAGAGCGGCGCTGTCCCGGCCCGGGGCGCTGACGGCGGCCATCAACTACTACCGAGCGATGGGGCGGGCGACGCTGAAGCGACGGCTCACCGGCGGCGAACTGGACGGGCGCGTCGAGACGCCGACCCTGCTCGTCTGGGGCGAACAGGACTTCGCGCTCGACCGCTCGCTGACCGATGGATTGGAGCGGTGGGTTCCCGACGTTCGGGTCGACCGGCTTCCGGACGCGAGCCACTGGGTCCAGATGGACGCGCCGGAGCGGGTGACGGACGCGGTGCTATCGCACCTCGGTCGCGGATACGCCCGATGA
- a CDS encoding S1C family serine protease, with the protein MSDEPTIKQLYEKTIPSVVSVYVTDPSGDERRRGGAGSGFVYDDRHVVTNHHVVGDTDYVELRFHGGDWRTGAVVGTDPYTDLAVVDVTDLPDDAEPLPVAEGNPEPGDRVAAIGNPMGLDGTITVGYVSGTNRSNPTGTGFAIPETIQTDAAVNPGNSGGPLLTLDGTVVGVNRAKGGDNIGFAVSPVIVRRVVPALVEDGVFRPAYLNVRTVDVSPTVAEANHLDEATGVLVVDVGRESAAVLRGCDRVTRVRGREVPIGGDVVVGVDGDTIRSTEELTSYLLTATDPGDEVDLTVRRDGEEFTESVTLGERPEPGSRPRRGRESGERRHGSEGRDGRRGPGRRGPSGGHPDDGDIPIR; encoded by the coding sequence ATGTCAGACGAACCAACCATCAAACAACTGTACGAGAAGACTATCCCCTCGGTCGTGTCGGTGTACGTCACCGACCCGTCGGGCGACGAGCGAAGGCGGGGCGGCGCTGGCTCCGGATTCGTCTACGACGACCGGCACGTCGTCACGAACCACCACGTCGTCGGCGACACCGATTACGTGGAACTGCGGTTCCACGGCGGCGACTGGCGAACGGGGGCCGTCGTCGGGACCGACCCCTACACGGACCTCGCTGTCGTCGACGTGACCGACCTACCCGACGACGCGGAACCGCTTCCGGTTGCCGAGGGGAATCCCGAACCCGGCGACCGCGTCGCCGCCATCGGCAACCCGATGGGGCTGGACGGGACCATCACCGTCGGCTACGTCAGCGGCACGAACCGCTCGAATCCGACGGGAACGGGCTTCGCCATTCCCGAGACCATTCAGACCGACGCGGCGGTCAACCCCGGCAACAGCGGCGGGCCGTTGCTCACGCTGGACGGCACCGTCGTCGGCGTGAACCGCGCGAAGGGCGGCGACAACATCGGCTTCGCCGTCTCGCCGGTCATCGTCCGGCGCGTCGTCCCGGCGCTTGTCGAGGACGGCGTGTTCCGTCCGGCGTACCTCAACGTCCGAACAGTGGACGTTTCGCCGACCGTCGCGGAGGCGAACCACTTAGACGAGGCGACGGGCGTCCTCGTCGTCGACGTGGGCCGAGAATCGGCGGCGGTTCTCCGGGGCTGTGACCGCGTGACCCGCGTCCGGGGCCGAGAAGTCCCCATCGGCGGCGACGTGGTCGTCGGCGTCGACGGCGACACGATTCGCTCGACGGAGGAACTGACGAGCTATCTGCTGACCGCGACCGACCCCGGCGACGAGGTGGACCTGACCGTCCGGCGCGACGGCGAGGAGTTCACCGAGTCGGTCACACTGGGCGAACGGCCGGAACCCGGCTCTCGGCCGCGTCGCGGTCGTGAGAGCGGTGAGCGCCGTCACGGGTCCGAGGGAAGGGACGGGCGTCGTGGCCCGGGTCGCCGGGGACCGAGCGGCGGCCACCCGGACGACGGCGACATCCCCATCCGCTGA
- a CDS encoding NADPH-dependent F420 reductase, which translates to MSGMRVGIIGTGSVGSALARGFSAVDHDVVLGSRNPAAATPDLGESADAVEVRDQQSAAAHGDVVVLALPASVVTEVAADLAETMAGKTVVDAANEYPEAKAGRSLAARVADAAPDATVVKAFNTIGANRMTDPVVDGQRATMFVAGAETAPVETLAADLGFDPVVAGDLSAAAHLEHLARFWIHLSRSEGRDIAFRFLRE; encoded by the coding sequence CTGTCAGGTATGCGCGTCGGAATCATCGGTACGGGGAGCGTCGGGAGCGCACTCGCACGCGGGTTCAGCGCGGTAGACCACGATGTCGTCCTCGGGTCGCGCAATCCGGCAGCGGCGACGCCGGACCTTGGCGAGTCCGCGGACGCTGTCGAGGTGCGGGACCAGCAGTCGGCCGCCGCCCACGGCGACGTGGTCGTCCTCGCCTTGCCAGCGAGCGTCGTGACTGAGGTGGCCGCCGACCTCGCCGAGACGATGGCCGGAAAGACGGTGGTCGACGCGGCCAACGAGTACCCCGAAGCGAAAGCAGGCCGCTCTCTCGCCGCCCGCGTCGCCGACGCCGCGCCCGACGCGACCGTCGTCAAGGCGTTCAACACCATCGGGGCGAACAGGATGACCGACCCGGTCGTCGACGGCCAGCGAGCGACGATGTTCGTCGCGGGCGCGGAGACGGCACCGGTCGAGACGTTGGCCGCCGACCTCGGATTCGACCCAGTGGTCGCCGGAGACCTCTCGGCGGCCGCTCACCTCGAACACCTCGCGCGATTCTGGATACATCTGAGTCGATCGGAGGGCCGAGACATCGCGTTCCGGTTCCTGCGAGAGTGA
- a CDS encoding anthranilate phosphoribosyltransferase codes for MAQATREYGEWPLKRLMTEVVGSGHKSADDMTREQAREAFQRILDGEPDHTTLGGFWLANRWKRNTPEELGAYVDVMAEESVVTAEPDADPVDCGANYDGKGRSAIFGVAAGVVAAAAGTPVVVHSGDRVPTQKQDAYKHVLDELGVRTELAPEASADMVDETGFGFYYQPEFNPGIDALFDRRDNMGVRTFVNTVETLANPAGASVHLGSFYHLPFAKKMVRTLKNADSSSVERALFFQGMEGYDDVRPGETIVAEWPVAGDSDDEDIADFEIRTAEYGMDVTSDALQVENVAAESAAITEAVLTGDREDGFADAVALNAALRIYAREDADSIDDGLEQAREAIADGSAAAVLDDLRAF; via the coding sequence ATGGCACAAGCGACCCGGGAGTACGGCGAATGGCCCCTCAAACGGTTGATGACCGAGGTCGTCGGGTCCGGTCACAAATCCGCCGACGACATGACCCGCGAACAGGCCCGGGAGGCCTTCCAGCGCATCCTCGACGGCGAACCCGACCACACGACGCTCGGCGGGTTCTGGCTGGCGAACCGCTGGAAGCGAAACACCCCCGAAGAACTGGGCGCGTACGTCGACGTGATGGCCGAGGAATCCGTCGTCACCGCCGAACCCGACGCCGACCCCGTCGACTGCGGCGCGAACTACGACGGGAAGGGACGGTCGGCCATCTTCGGCGTCGCGGCTGGCGTCGTCGCCGCCGCCGCGGGCACGCCTGTCGTCGTCCACTCGGGCGACCGCGTCCCGACACAGAAACAGGACGCCTACAAGCACGTCTTGGACGAACTCGGCGTCCGCACGGAACTCGCTCCCGAGGCGAGCGCCGATATGGTCGACGAAACCGGCTTCGGCTTCTACTACCAACCCGAGTTCAACCCCGGCATCGACGCGCTGTTCGACCGCCGGGACAACATGGGGGTCCGCACCTTCGTCAACACCGTCGAGACGCTCGCCAACCCCGCTGGCGCGAGCGTCCACCTGGGCAGTTTCTACCACCTGCCGTTCGCGAAGAAGATGGTTCGCACGCTGAAGAACGCCGACTCCAGTTCCGTCGAGCGCGCGCTGTTCTTCCAAGGGATGGAGGGGTACGACGACGTGCGCCCCGGCGAGACCATCGTCGCCGAGTGGCCCGTCGCCGGAGACAGCGACGACGAGGACATCGCCGACTTCGAGATTCGCACCGCCGAGTACGGCATGGACGTGACGAGCGACGCCCTCCAAGTCGAGAACGTGGCCGCCGAGTCCGCGGCCATCACCGAGGCCGTCCTCACCGGCGACCGCGAGGACGGGTTCGCCGACGCCGTCGCGCTGAACGCCGCCCTGCGAATCTACGCCCGCGAGGACGCCGACAGCATCGACGACGGTCTCGAACAGGCACGGGAAGCTATCGCCGACGGGAGCGCGGCCGCGGTACTGGACGACCTCCGCGCCTTCTGA
- the ahbB gene encoding siroheme decarboxylase subunit beta — MSLRSGDWRERIDDVDAALIDEYQSDFPVRERPFEAVGEELGISDTEALERVERLREAGVFRRFGAVLNPPVIGSSTLAAVSASEDRFETVAEIINEYRQVNHNYARDHEWNMWFVVTAGSREKRDEILADIESRTGCAVLTLPMLTDYYIDLEFPVVNGDRFARESIEGTDASATRISEDATADFSALDRRLLLAIQEGFPLTATPYRDIAAAVDADVTDVLAAIERLRDDGCIKRIGCVVNHITTGFDNNCMVVWDLPDERLDELGQRVGELPYVTLCYHRPRRPEQNWSYNLFTMIHGRDADAVDAKIDELATEYLPFDHDRLYSTETLKQTGARYDDIVGEKSD, encoded by the coding sequence ATGAGCCTCCGGTCGGGTGACTGGCGCGAGCGTATCGACGACGTGGACGCCGCTCTCATCGACGAGTATCAGAGCGACTTCCCCGTCCGCGAACGGCCCTTCGAGGCCGTCGGCGAGGAGTTGGGCATCTCGGACACGGAGGCCCTCGAACGCGTCGAACGCCTCCGTGAGGCGGGGGTCTTCCGGCGCTTCGGCGCCGTCCTGAACCCGCCGGTCATCGGGTCGTCGACGCTCGCGGCCGTCTCGGCCTCCGAGGACCGCTTCGAGACGGTTGCCGAGATAATCAACGAGTACCGGCAGGTGAACCACAACTACGCCCGGGACCACGAGTGGAACATGTGGTTCGTCGTCACCGCTGGCTCTCGGGAGAAGCGCGACGAGATTCTCGCCGACATCGAATCCCGGACCGGGTGTGCGGTACTCACCCTCCCGATGCTGACCGACTACTACATCGACCTCGAATTTCCGGTGGTGAACGGCGACAGGTTCGCTCGCGAATCAATCGAGGGAACCGACGCCAGCGCCACGCGCATCAGCGAGGACGCCACCGCCGACTTCTCGGCGCTGGACCGCCGCCTCCTCTTGGCGATTCAGGAGGGGTTCCCGCTGACGGCGACGCCGTACCGGGACATCGCGGCGGCCGTCGATGCCGACGTAACGGACGTGCTGGCGGCCATCGAGCGCCTGCGAGACGACGGCTGTATCAAGCGCATCGGCTGTGTGGTCAACCACATCACGACGGGGTTCGACAACAACTGCATGGTCGTCTGGGACCTGCCGGACGAGCGTCTGGACGAACTGGGCCAACGAGTCGGCGAGTTGCCCTACGTGACGCTGTGTTACCACCGGCCCCGCCGCCCCGAGCAGAACTGGTCCTACAACCTCTTTACCATGATTCACGGGCGGGACGCCGACGCCGTCGACGCGAAGATAGACGAACTCGCCACGGAGTATCTCCCGTTCGACCACGACCGCCTGTACTCGACGGAGACGCTGAAGCAGACGGGGGCGCGGTACGACGACATCGTCGGCGAAAAATCGGATTGA
- a CDS encoding response regulator — translation MTATGVGTVLVVDDEADVADAYAAQLGDRYEVETAYSGTTALEALDASVDVVLLDRRMPGISGEEVLAAIRERDIEACVAMVTAVDPAFDIIEMPFDDYVVKPVSKDALVETVEQLYRCSAYHDRLREYYALTAKHAALTETTSHAERDDSEAFQSLEADIEAVRASLDDITAEFEVSDYERAFAHVGRSADYVTSE, via the coding sequence ATGACAGCGACCGGGGTGGGGACGGTCCTCGTCGTCGACGATGAGGCCGACGTCGCCGACGCGTACGCCGCACAGCTGGGCGACCGGTACGAGGTCGAGACAGCGTACAGCGGAACCACAGCGCTCGAAGCGCTGGACGCGTCGGTAGACGTAGTGTTGCTGGACCGCCGGATGCCCGGCATCTCCGGCGAGGAGGTGCTCGCGGCCATCCGAGAGCGAGACATCGAGGCCTGCGTCGCGATGGTGACCGCCGTCGACCCGGCGTTCGACATCATCGAGATGCCGTTCGACGACTACGTCGTCAAGCCCGTCTCGAAGGACGCCCTCGTCGAGACGGTGGAGCAACTGTACCGGTGTTCCGCCTACCACGACCGGTTGCGGGAGTACTACGCGCTGACGGCGAAACACGCCGCGCTGACCGAGACCACCTCGCACGCCGAACGCGACGACAGCGAGGCGTTCCAGTCCCTCGAAGCCGACATCGAGGCGGTCCGGGCGTCACTGGACGACATCACGGCCGAGTTCGAGGTGTCGGACTACGAGCGCGCCTTCGCGCACGTCGGCCGGTCGGCAGACTACGTTACCTCCGAGTAA
- the mptA gene encoding GTP cyclohydrolase MptA — MSQQLPDVQASSPDVTVGLNRVGVTGVDKLVKLGRRDRDPIVLMAEFEVFVDLPSWRKGADMSRNMEVIDETLETAVSEEAYRVEDVCGDAAELLLEKHDYTTKAEVRMEAEYVTHEKTPESGVATQSTATIIASATATEKGTSEEIGARVTGMTVCPCSQGMSASRARETLRGLQVEDEVIDAFLEEMPQAGHSQRGHATLTVESDGAPEVDLNELIELARDSMSARIYNLAKRPDEDHMTYEAHKDAKFVEDCVRAMAEGVANRFPDLPEDAVVTMKQSNDESIHQHNAHAERVAKLGDLRGELDD, encoded by the coding sequence ATGAGTCAGCAACTCCCGGACGTACAGGCGTCGAGTCCGGACGTGACGGTCGGCCTCAACCGCGTCGGCGTAACGGGCGTGGACAAACTCGTCAAACTCGGCCGCCGGGACCGCGACCCCATCGTCCTCATGGCGGAGTTCGAAGTGTTCGTCGACCTGCCGTCGTGGCGGAAGGGAGCGGACATGTCGCGGAACATGGAGGTCATCGACGAGACGCTAGAGACGGCCGTCTCGGAGGAGGCCTACCGCGTCGAGGACGTCTGCGGCGACGCCGCGGAACTCCTCTTGGAGAAGCACGACTACACGACGAAAGCCGAGGTGCGGATGGAAGCGGAGTACGTTACCCACGAGAAGACGCCCGAGAGCGGGGTCGCCACCCAATCGACGGCCACCATCATCGCCTCGGCCACTGCCACCGAGAAGGGGACCAGCGAGGAAATCGGCGCCCGCGTCACCGGCATGACCGTCTGTCCCTGCTCGCAGGGGATGTCGGCGTCCCGCGCCCGAGAGACGCTCCGAGGCCTGCAAGTCGAAGACGAGGTCATCGACGCGTTCCTCGAAGAGATGCCCCAAGCCGGTCACTCCCAACGGGGCCACGCGACGCTCACCGTCGAGAGCGACGGCGCGCCGGAAGTCGACCTCAACGAACTCATCGAACTCGCCCGGGACTCGATGAGCGCACGCATCTACAACCTCGCCAAACGACCCGACGAGGACCACATGACCTACGAGGCCCACAAGGACGCGAAGTTCGTCGAGGACTGCGTTCGCGCGATGGCCGAAGGGGTCGCCAACCGGTTCCCGGACCTGCCCGAAGACGCCGTCGTCACGATGAAACAGTCCAACGACGAGTCCATCCACCAGCACAACGCCCACGCCGAACGCGTCGCCAAACTGGGCGACCTGCGCGGGGAACTCGACGACTGA
- a CDS encoding TrmB family transcriptional regulator: MASLRDLGLSEYEARAYRSLLETGPTTAKELSRASDVPMGRIYDVLNSLETYNLVRSQTASRPKKYVAVEPDTALDRLLDDKKQELEAKAEQYEDIVDNLSEQLETADPVDEPFWTAAVGPEETLDLLLERLAAADSRIVVVGSSPARQVDIIEATERIVDELEAALERGVEVNLLVRPDLFENLPAEANREYYERLSPYENYNARASPNITTTFELIDDIEVCIEVPHPLGREETFGVIDLKDPDFTADISRAFDDHWAEATTINPP; encoded by the coding sequence ATGGCAAGCCTACGGGACCTCGGACTCTCGGAGTACGAGGCGAGAGCGTACCGGTCGCTGTTGGAGACGGGGCCGACAACGGCCAAAGAGTTGTCACGAGCTAGTGACGTTCCGATGGGTCGTATCTACGACGTGCTCAACAGTCTGGAGACGTACAACCTCGTGCGCAGTCAGACCGCGAGTCGCCCGAAGAAGTACGTCGCCGTCGAACCCGACACCGCGCTCGACCGACTGCTCGACGACAAGAAACAGGAACTCGAAGCGAAGGCCGAACAGTACGAGGACATCGTCGACAACCTCTCGGAGCAACTGGAGACGGCCGACCCCGTCGACGAACCGTTCTGGACGGCCGCCGTCGGCCCCGAGGAGACGCTGGACCTCCTCTTAGAGCGGTTGGCCGCGGCGGACTCGCGCATCGTCGTCGTCGGGTCCTCGCCCGCCCGACAGGTCGACATCATCGAGGCGACCGAACGCATCGTCGACGAACTCGAAGCGGCCCTCGAACGCGGCGTCGAGGTGAACCTCCTCGTTCGCCCCGACCTCTTCGAGAACCTCCCGGCGGAGGCCAACCGCGAGTACTACGAACGGCTCTCGCCGTACGAGAACTACAACGCCCGAGCGAGTCCCAACATCACGACGACGTTCGAACTCATCGACGACATCGAAGTGTGCATCGAGGTGCCACACCCGCTCGGCCGCGAGGAGACGTTCGGCGTCATCGACCTCAAGGACCCCGATTTCACCGCCGACATCAGCCGCGCGTTCGACGACCACTGGGCAGAAGCGACGACCATCAACCCGCCCTGA